The following proteins are encoded in a genomic region of Mycobacterium kiyosense:
- the hemG_1 gene encoding protoporphyrinogen oxidase has product MTPHTQDGLADRGPVFIVGAGPSGLTAAYRLRQQGIPAVVLEKRDRTGGMIHTHREQGYLMEEGATILPSAYEPVVKLAHEIGSGQDLIPAGSIIGFARDDTIYNLRSDHLFLDVLKTPLVSLKSKALMARFGVDATRASKLLNYEDLSRASAFDTMTPREYCSLHLGLSGEVYDYVINSTVRGVLGVRGDAISNLELFFMLYNILGSKLYAFREGYSTYVDRLSEGMDIRLKATVHEIREEADGVTVTWTDGEGKTHTESGSGAVVTARGDTIPDLVPGHFDAASQAFLRGLRYTKCVVMNTGVTRKPKGIVASVINIPEPVDPDLMGFTCEHNKAPGRAPEGHGLLDILTMTEFAEQIIDEDDDTIRTEILRRMEKLIPGVSDTVDYTRIARWNEVIVYSRPGLYKQLGQFQARQAAVTSRIQLAGVFRSSSNMCTATVSGERAAAELVAQLRTPRRRFVAV; this is encoded by the coding sequence ATGACACCCCACACTCAGGACGGACTGGCCGATCGCGGACCCGTCTTCATCGTCGGTGCCGGGCCGTCCGGCCTCACCGCGGCGTATCGGCTTCGGCAGCAGGGCATCCCGGCTGTCGTTCTGGAGAAGCGCGACCGTACGGGTGGGATGATCCACACCCACCGCGAACAGGGTTACCTGATGGAGGAGGGGGCCACGATATTGCCGAGTGCCTACGAGCCGGTAGTCAAACTCGCCCACGAGATCGGTAGCGGTCAAGATCTGATCCCGGCCGGGTCCATCATCGGCTTTGCCCGCGACGACACCATCTACAACCTGCGCTCGGACCACCTGTTCCTCGACGTCCTCAAGACACCGCTCGTGTCGCTGAAGTCCAAGGCGCTGATGGCCCGATTCGGTGTCGATGCGACCCGCGCAAGCAAGCTGCTCAACTACGAAGACCTCTCTCGCGCTTCGGCATTCGACACCATGACACCACGTGAATACTGCTCGCTGCACCTCGGCCTGTCCGGGGAGGTCTACGACTACGTCATCAACTCGACGGTTCGTGGGGTGCTGGGCGTGCGTGGTGACGCCATTTCGAACCTCGAGCTGTTCTTCATGCTGTACAACATCCTGGGCAGCAAGCTCTACGCGTTCCGTGAGGGGTACTCGACGTACGTCGACCGGCTCTCCGAAGGCATGGACATCCGGCTGAAGGCCACCGTCCATGAGATCCGGGAAGAGGCCGACGGCGTGACCGTCACGTGGACGGACGGCGAGGGCAAGACCCATACCGAGTCCGGTTCGGGCGCCGTGGTCACCGCCCGCGGCGATACCATTCCCGATCTCGTGCCGGGCCATTTCGACGCGGCGTCGCAGGCGTTCCTGCGTGGCCTGCGTTACACCAAATGCGTGGTGATGAACACCGGGGTCACCCGTAAACCCAAAGGCATTGTGGCATCGGTCATCAACATCCCCGAGCCGGTCGATCCCGATCTGATGGGCTTCACCTGCGAGCACAACAAGGCGCCCGGTCGTGCGCCGGAAGGCCATGGCCTGCTTGACATTCTGACCATGACCGAATTCGCCGAACAGATCATCGACGAGGATGACGACACCATCCGCACCGAGATCCTGCGCCGGATGGAAAAGTTGATCCCCGGGGTCAGTGACACCGTCGACTACACACGAATTGCGCGGTGGAACGAAGTGATCGTGTACAGCAGGCCGGGCCTCTACAAGCAACTCGGGCAGTTCCAGGCGCGGCAGGCCGCAGTCACCTCCCGTATTCAGCTCGCCGGGGTATTTCGTTCCTCGTCGAACATGTGCACCGCAACCGTCTCCGGTGAGCGTGCGGCGGCAGAGCTGGTCGCCCAGTTGCGGACGCCGCGCAGACGCTTCGTCGCGGTGTAG